Proteins from a single region of Bradyrhizobium diazoefficiens:
- a CDS encoding co-chaperone GroES, whose amino-acid sequence MAKSKFRPLHDRVVVKRIDAEEKTKGGIIIPDTAKEKPSQGEVVAVGPGGRDEAGKLIPIDLKVGDRVLFGKWSGTEVKIDNDELLIMKESDIMGVMA is encoded by the coding sequence ATGGCTAAGTCCAAATTTCGTCCGCTGCATGACCGTGTCGTGGTCAAACGTATCGACGCCGAGGAAAAGACCAAGGGCGGCATTATCATCCCCGACACCGCCAAGGAAAAGCCGTCCCAGGGCGAAGTCGTCGCCGTCGGCCCCGGTGGCCGTGACGAGGCTGGCAAGCTGATCCCGATCGACCTCAAGGTCGGCGACCGCGTGCTGTTCGGCAAGTGGTCGGGCACCGAGGTCAAGATCGACAACGACGAGCTCCTGATCATGAAGGAGTCGGACATCATGGGCGTGATGGCCTAA
- a CDS encoding ABC transporter ATP-binding protein/permease — MKNIRATLAIVWRIAGPYFRSEDKWAGRGLLAAVIAIELSLVAVDVLFNRWQNRFYTALQDYNWDRFVSEVWFFVILAASFIALAVYQLYLNQWLQIRWRQWLTQHYLGEWLEDATHYRMQLTGDAADNPDQRITEDVKNFVEQTLTIGLGLLSSIVTLFSFVIILWGLSNAAPLHLFGIDVVIPGYLCWGALVYAIFGTALTHLIGAPLVNLNFEQQRYEADFRFNLVRVRENSEQIALLNGESAERGRLLERFGRVAGNWYAIMTRTKRLTGFTASYSQAAVIVPYALVAPAYFAKKIQLGDMMQTGSAFGSVQRALSFFVTAYRSIAEWRAVVARLDGFEMSVRSTGRLAVRKPSIDIEAAIGSRNIRLDQLRVNLPDGTPLVAADGFTIHTPERVLVTGPSGSGKSTLFRAIAGIWPFGSGTISIPEKATLMMLPQRPYFPVGPLRDAVVYPAERGAFEPARVRDALVAVGLPEFAGRLDEDGHWNRMLSLGEQQRLGLARALLHGPDYLFLDEATASLDEPSEARLYRLLGEKLPQATIVSIGHRSTLDAFHSRKVAMMEDGEIHVLGDERAKAEPTAVR, encoded by the coding sequence GTGAAGAACATCCGCGCCACGCTCGCCATCGTCTGGCGAATCGCCGGCCCCTATTTCCGATCGGAGGACAAATGGGCCGGCCGCGGCCTGCTCGCCGCAGTGATTGCGATCGAGCTGTCGCTGGTCGCTGTCGACGTCCTCTTCAATCGATGGCAGAACCGGTTTTACACCGCGCTTCAGGATTACAACTGGGACAGGTTCGTCAGCGAAGTCTGGTTCTTCGTTATCCTCGCCGCGAGCTTCATCGCACTGGCCGTCTATCAGCTCTACCTGAACCAATGGCTCCAGATTCGCTGGCGGCAATGGCTGACGCAGCATTATCTCGGCGAATGGCTCGAGGACGCGACGCACTACCGCATGCAGCTCACGGGCGATGCAGCCGACAACCCGGACCAGCGCATCACCGAAGACGTCAAGAATTTCGTCGAACAGACCCTGACCATCGGACTCGGCCTGCTCTCGTCGATCGTGACGCTCTTTTCCTTCGTCATCATTCTCTGGGGTCTCTCCAACGCCGCGCCCTTGCACCTGTTCGGCATCGATGTCGTGATTCCCGGCTATCTGTGCTGGGGTGCGCTGGTCTACGCGATCTTCGGCACGGCCCTGACGCATCTGATCGGCGCGCCGCTGGTCAATCTCAATTTCGAGCAGCAGCGCTATGAAGCCGACTTCCGCTTCAACCTCGTCCGCGTCCGTGAAAACTCCGAGCAGATCGCGCTGCTGAACGGCGAGAGCGCCGAGCGCGGCCGCCTGCTGGAGCGCTTCGGTCGCGTGGCCGGCAACTGGTACGCGATCATGACCCGGACCAAGCGCCTCACCGGGTTCACCGCGAGCTACAGCCAGGCGGCCGTGATCGTGCCCTACGCACTGGTCGCGCCTGCCTATTTCGCCAAGAAGATTCAACTCGGCGACATGATGCAGACCGGCTCGGCGTTCGGCAGCGTGCAGCGCGCGCTGTCCTTCTTCGTGACAGCTTATCGCTCGATTGCGGAGTGGCGCGCGGTCGTCGCCCGTCTCGACGGGTTTGAGATGTCGGTCCGTTCGACCGGCAGGCTCGCGGTGCGCAAGCCCTCGATCGACATCGAAGCGGCAATCGGCAGCCGCAACATTCGCCTCGACCAGCTTCGCGTGAACCTGCCCGATGGCACGCCGCTGGTGGCAGCCGATGGCTTCACCATCCACACCCCGGAGCGCGTGCTGGTGACCGGGCCCTCGGGCTCCGGCAAATCGACGTTGTTCCGCGCCATCGCGGGCATCTGGCCGTTCGGCAGCGGCACCATTTCCATTCCGGAGAAGGCCACGCTGATGATGCTGCCGCAGCGCCCCTACTTCCCGGTCGGACCGCTGCGCGATGCGGTGGTCTATCCGGCGGAGCGGGGCGCATTCGAGCCGGCGCGAGTCCGGGACGCCCTGGTCGCGGTCGGGCTGCCCGAGTTCGCCGGGCGGCTCGACGAGGACGGCCATTGGAATCGGATGCTCTCGCTCGGCGAGCAGCAGCGCCTCGGGCTCGCCCGCGCGCTGCTGCATGGGCCGGACTACCTATTCCTTGACGAGGCCACCGCCTCGCTCGACGAGCCGTCCGAAGCGCGGCTCTATAGGCTGCTTGGGGAGAAGCTGCCGCAGGCCACCATCGTTTCGATCGGCCATCGCTCGACGCTCGACGCCTTCCATAGCCGCAAGGTGGCGATGATGGAGGATGGCGAGATTCACGTCCTCGGCGATGAGCGGGCCAAGGCGGAGCCGACCGCGGTGCGTTGA
- the groL gene encoding chaperonin GroEL (60 kDa chaperone family; promotes refolding of misfolded polypeptides especially under stressful conditions; forms two stacked rings of heptamers to form a barrel-shaped 14mer; ends can be capped by GroES; misfolded proteins enter the barrel where they are refolded when GroES binds), with protein sequence MAAKDVKFSGDARDRMLRGVDILANAVKVTLGPKGRNVLIEKSFGAPRITKDGVTVAKEIELEDKFENMGAQMVREVASKTNDLAGDGTTTATVLAQSIVREGAKAVAAGMNPMDLKRGIDIAVAAVVKDIEKRAKPVAASSEVAQVGTISANGDAAIGKMIAQAMQKVGNEGVITVEENKSLDTEVDIVEGMKFDRGYLSPYFVTNAEKMTAELEDAYILLHEKKLSGLQAMLPVLEAVVQSGKPLVIIAEDVEGEALATLVVNRLRGGLKVAAVKAPGFGDRRKAMLEDLAILTGGQLISEDLGMKLENVTVKMLGRAGKVVIDKENTTIVKGAGKKPEIEARVGQIKAQIEETTSDYDREKLQERLAKLAGGVAVIRVGGATEIEVKEKKDRVEDALNATRAAVQEGIVPGGGVTLLRAKKAVGRLANANADVQAGINIVLKALEAPIRQIAENAGVEGSIVVGKILENKSETFGFDAQTEDYVDMIEKGIIDPAKVVRAALQDASSVAGLLVTTEAMVAEAPKKDASPGMPAGGGMGGF encoded by the coding sequence ATGGCTGCCAAGGACGTCAAGTTTTCCGGAGACGCGCGCGATCGCATGCTGCGCGGCGTCGACATTCTCGCCAACGCCGTCAAGGTGACGCTCGGCCCGAAGGGCCGCAACGTCCTCATCGAGAAGTCGTTCGGCGCGCCCCGCATCACCAAGGACGGCGTCACCGTCGCCAAGGAGATCGAGCTCGAGGACAAGTTCGAGAACATGGGCGCCCAGATGGTGCGTGAGGTCGCCTCCAAGACCAACGACCTCGCCGGCGATGGCACCACCACCGCGACCGTGCTGGCCCAGTCCATCGTGCGCGAAGGCGCCAAGGCGGTTGCCGCCGGCATGAACCCGATGGACCTCAAGCGCGGCATCGACATCGCGGTCGCAGCCGTCGTCAAGGACATCGAAAAGCGCGCCAAGCCGGTCGCCGCCTCCTCCGAGGTCGCCCAGGTCGGCACCATCTCGGCCAACGGCGATGCCGCAATCGGCAAGATGATCGCCCAGGCGATGCAAAAGGTCGGCAACGAGGGCGTCATCACCGTCGAGGAAAACAAGTCGCTCGACACGGAAGTCGACATCGTCGAGGGCATGAAGTTCGACCGCGGCTATCTCAGCCCCTACTTCGTCACCAATGCCGAGAAGATGACCGCCGAGCTCGAGGACGCCTACATCCTCCTGCACGAGAAGAAGCTGTCCGGCCTGCAAGCCATGCTGCCGGTGCTGGAAGCCGTGGTGCAGTCGGGCAAGCCGCTCGTCATCATCGCCGAGGACGTCGAGGGCGAAGCGCTGGCGACGCTGGTCGTCAACCGCCTGCGTGGCGGCCTCAAGGTCGCCGCCGTCAAAGCGCCGGGCTTCGGTGATCGCCGCAAGGCCATGCTCGAGGATCTCGCGATCCTGACCGGCGGCCAGCTGATCTCCGAAGACCTCGGCATGAAGCTCGAGAACGTCACAGTGAAGATGCTCGGACGTGCCGGCAAGGTGGTGATCGACAAGGAGAACACCACGATCGTCAAGGGCGCCGGCAAGAAGCCGGAGATCGAGGCCCGCGTCGGCCAGATCAAGGCCCAGATCGAGGAGACCACCTCGGACTACGACCGTGAGAAGCTCCAGGAGCGTCTTGCCAAGCTCGCCGGCGGTGTCGCGGTGATCCGCGTCGGCGGCGCGACCGAGATCGAGGTCAAGGAGAAGAAGGACCGCGTCGAGGACGCGCTCAACGCCACCCGCGCCGCGGTGCAGGAAGGCATCGTCCCCGGCGGCGGCGTCACGCTGCTGCGCGCCAAGAAGGCGGTGGGACGTCTCGCCAACGCCAATGCCGACGTCCAGGCCGGCATCAACATCGTGCTGAAGGCGCTGGAAGCTCCGATCCGCCAGATCGCGGAGAATGCCGGCGTGGAAGGCTCGATCGTGGTCGGCAAGATCCTCGAGAACAAGTCCGAGACCTTCGGCTTCGACGCCCAGACCGAGGACTATGTCGACATGATCGAGAAGGGCATCATCGATCCCGCCAAGGTGGTGCGCGCCGCGCTGCAGGACGCCTCCTCCGTGGCCGGCCTGCTGGTGACCACCGAGGCGATGGTCGCCGAGGCGCCGAAGAAGGATGCTTCGCCCGGCATGCCGGCCGGCGGCGGCATGGGCGGCTTCTAA
- a CDS encoding antibiotic biosynthesis monooxygenase family protein translates to MSGQAIKQQTVSEATSSGGLLVVAQWEAKEGQADNVAEILRGFLPEAQSEPGVKLFLISRGTENPAQFLFYELFRDEAAFKAHQESAHFKTYIAGEALPLLAKRERAQYGML, encoded by the coding sequence ATGAGCGGACAGGCAATCAAGCAGCAGACAGTCAGCGAAGCGACGAGCAGCGGCGGCCTTCTCGTTGTCGCGCAATGGGAGGCCAAGGAGGGACAGGCCGACAATGTCGCCGAAATCCTGCGAGGCTTCCTGCCGGAGGCGCAAAGCGAGCCGGGCGTGAAGCTGTTCCTGATCAGCCGCGGTACGGAGAACCCGGCACAGTTCCTGTTCTACGAACTGTTTCGCGACGAGGCCGCTTTCAAGGCGCACCAGGAGAGTGCGCATTTCAAGACCTATATCGCGGGCGAAGCGCTACCGCTGCTGGCGAAGCGCGAGCGGGCGCAATATGGGATGCTGTAA
- a CDS encoding FAD-binding protein, giving the protein MDTLKVRDAKDVEEVVRAAIANEQPLEIIGHGSKRGIGHAMATNAVLDVSALNAVISYEPNELIVTLQAGAPLADVLSLLDAKNQQFAFEPMNTAPLLGAAVSGTIGGMIAAGLAGPRRIKAGGARDHLLGAHAVSGFGDSFKTGGKVVKNVTGYDLCKLLAGSWGTLSVMTEVTLKVMPKPEAERTLLLRGLEDAAANKAMTAALGSPFDVSAAAHLPKSAFRARTEGLGDIAGQGEALTVLRLEGISASASHRAGSLRELLAPFGTATLIEDAASSALWATIRDVLPFAAGGALGPWPVWRIVCPPASGAALGTELAREIGGEVIYDWGGGVIWVALPPNADAHAPMVRQRTAAAGGHATLIRAAEDVRRTVDVFHPQAPGIAALSERVRASFDPKSILNRGRLTRGAC; this is encoded by the coding sequence GTGGATACGCTCAAGGTCAGAGACGCCAAAGACGTCGAAGAAGTGGTGCGCGCGGCGATTGCCAACGAGCAGCCGCTCGAGATCATCGGTCATGGCAGCAAGCGCGGCATCGGGCACGCCATGGCGACCAATGCCGTGCTCGACGTCTCCGCGTTGAATGCCGTCATCTCCTACGAGCCGAACGAGCTGATCGTCACGCTGCAGGCCGGCGCGCCGCTGGCGGACGTGCTGTCGTTGCTCGATGCCAAGAACCAGCAATTCGCCTTCGAGCCGATGAACACCGCGCCGCTGCTCGGCGCGGCCGTATCAGGCACCATCGGCGGCATGATCGCGGCCGGGCTCGCCGGCCCGCGCCGGATTAAGGCGGGCGGGGCGCGCGACCACCTGCTCGGGGCGCATGCCGTCTCCGGTTTCGGCGACAGTTTCAAGACCGGCGGCAAGGTGGTGAAGAACGTCACCGGCTACGACCTCTGCAAGCTGCTGGCGGGGTCGTGGGGCACGCTGTCGGTGATGACGGAAGTGACGCTGAAGGTGATGCCGAAGCCGGAAGCCGAACGGACGCTGTTGCTGCGCGGGTTAGAGGATGCCGCCGCCAACAAGGCGATGACCGCGGCGCTCGGCTCGCCGTTCGACGTCTCTGCCGCTGCGCATCTGCCGAAATCGGCGTTCCGGGCCAGGACCGAAGGGCTTGGCGATATCGCCGGCCAGGGCGAGGCGCTGACGGTGCTGCGGCTCGAAGGCATCAGCGCCTCCGCCAGCCACCGCGCCGGCTCGTTGCGCGAATTGCTGGCGCCGTTCGGCACCGCAACCCTGATCGAGGACGCTGCGTCGTCCGCCCTGTGGGCTACCATCCGCGACGTGCTGCCGTTCGCGGCCGGCGGCGCGCTTGGTCCCTGGCCGGTGTGGCGGATCGTCTGCCCGCCGGCCTCGGGCGCGGCGCTCGGCACGGAATTGGCGCGCGAGATCGGGGGCGAGGTCATTTACGATTGGGGCGGCGGCGTGATCTGGGTCGCACTGCCGCCGAACGCGGATGCGCATGCCCCCATGGTGCGCCAGCGGACCGCTGCGGCCGGTGGGCATGCCACCCTGATCCGGGCGGCCGAGGATGTCAGGCGCACTGTCGATGTGTTCCATCCGCAAGCGCCGGGCATTGCCGCGCTGAGCGAGCGGGTGCGCGCCAGTTTCGATCCGAAGTCCATCCTCAACCGGGGCCGGCTGACGCGGGGCGCTTGCTGA
- a CDS encoding META domain-containing protein: MVSLKQMVCAVAALLAMSAVAHAEEGFPFGTEMTLEAVPQPGSKRIPNIEIGDNGEVVLELWCKGGKGQFSVAGNTVIFVPGPIQDRSCPPAKAQADDDLVAALSSVETWKRQGDVLTLIGPRPLRFRENGN; the protein is encoded by the coding sequence ATGGTGTCGTTGAAGCAGATGGTCTGTGCCGTGGCTGCGTTGCTTGCGATGTCCGCCGTCGCGCATGCGGAAGAAGGCTTTCCCTTCGGCACCGAGATGACGCTGGAGGCCGTGCCGCAGCCCGGCTCGAAGCGAATCCCGAACATCGAGATCGGCGACAACGGCGAGGTCGTGCTCGAACTCTGGTGCAAGGGCGGCAAGGGCCAGTTCTCGGTCGCCGGCAACACCGTGATCTTCGTTCCCGGCCCAATTCAGGATCGTTCCTGCCCGCCGGCCAAGGCCCAGGCCGACGACGATCTCGTCGCGGCGCTCTCCAGCGTCGAGACCTGGAAGCGCCAGGGTGACGTGCTCACCCTGATCGGCCCGAGGCCGCTGCGTTTTCGCGAGAACGGGAATTAG
- a CDS encoding histone yields the protein MAKASKKKSKKAKKANKVVAAKKATKKKAAKASAKKSAKKAAPKKAAKKTAKKAAAKKAVKKAAPKKAAKKAAPKKAKAAPAPKPAAPVAAPAPEPAAETSWAMPSSSAERTPADGQG from the coding sequence ATGGCGAAAGCGAGCAAGAAGAAAAGCAAGAAGGCCAAAAAGGCCAACAAGGTCGTAGCGGCGAAGAAGGCTACGAAGAAGAAGGCGGCCAAGGCGTCTGCCAAGAAATCGGCCAAGAAGGCTGCGCCGAAGAAGGCCGCCAAGAAGACGGCCAAGAAGGCTGCGGCCAAGAAGGCTGTGAAGAAGGCGGCGCCGAAGAAAGCTGCGAAGAAGGCTGCACCGAAGAAGGCGAAGGCAGCTCCCGCGCCGAAGCCGGCGGCTCCAGTGGCTGCGCCGGCTCCCGAGCCTGCGGCCGAGACAAGCTGGGCGATGCCTTCGTCTTCTGCGGAACGGACGCCGGCCGACGGGCAAGGCTAG
- a CDS encoding TorF family putative porin: protein MVTGSAFAADMPLKALKAPPAPAFDPWDIAFGGAVMNDYIFRGVTQSNHKPSVAAYFEPRYNLNKDLQLYVGLSAESISFANRAAAEVDVYGGIRPTFGAFAFDIGVWGYLYPGGTCYYGAAVDTAGNPLSPECAANALANGNVMKKDVSFFEVYGKVTYTINDNWAIGLNEYYSPNFLNSGAWGDYASITAKYIAPSTIFGSSGVGMYVSGEFGRQFLGTSDSFYGTAFTNPGFAGPFPNGIKYADYNTWNIGIGFTYKVFTLDLRYSDTDLNKGNCNAFTSAFNGSGTTNVTAINPTGVGSNWCGTAGIAKLSFDLTAMTNLK from the coding sequence ATGGTGACGGGTTCGGCTTTCGCGGCGGACATGCCCTTGAAGGCCTTAAAGGCTCCTCCCGCGCCTGCGTTTGATCCCTGGGACATCGCGTTCGGCGGCGCGGTCATGAACGACTACATCTTCCGCGGTGTCACCCAGTCGAACCACAAGCCGTCGGTCGCCGCCTATTTCGAACCCCGCTACAACCTCAACAAAGACCTCCAGCTCTATGTCGGCTTGTCCGCGGAGAGCATCTCTTTCGCCAACCGCGCTGCGGCCGAGGTCGACGTCTACGGCGGTATCCGTCCGACCTTCGGCGCCTTCGCTTTTGACATCGGTGTCTGGGGTTACCTGTATCCGGGTGGCACTTGCTACTACGGCGCAGCCGTCGACACCGCCGGCAACCCGCTCAGCCCTGAGTGCGCCGCCAATGCCCTGGCGAACGGCAACGTCATGAAGAAGGACGTCAGCTTCTTTGAAGTCTACGGCAAGGTAACTTACACCATCAACGACAACTGGGCGATCGGCCTGAACGAGTACTACTCGCCGAACTTCCTGAACTCCGGCGCTTGGGGCGACTACGCCTCGATCACCGCCAAGTACATCGCGCCCAGCACGATCTTCGGCTCGAGCGGCGTCGGCATGTATGTGTCGGGTGAATTCGGCCGCCAGTTCCTCGGCACCAGCGACTCCTTCTACGGTACCGCTTTCACCAATCCGGGCTTCGCCGGTCCGTTTCCGAACGGCATCAAGTACGCCGACTACAATACCTGGAATATTGGCATCGGCTTCACCTACAAGGTGTTCACGCTCGATCTGCGCTACTCCGACACCGACCTGAACAAGGGTAACTGCAACGCCTTCACCAGCGCCTTCAATGGCTCCGGCACCACCAACGTCACTGCGATCAACCCGACTGGCGTTGGCTCCAACTGGTGCGGCACGGCCGGTATCGCCAAGCTGTCCTTCGACCTGACGGCGATGACCAACCTGAAGTAA
- the glcF gene encoding glycolate oxidase subunit GlcF yields the protein MKTEFSLAQLADPDIAEADKILRACVHCGFCTATCPTYVLLGDELDSPRGRIYLIKEMLEKDQAPTAEVVKHVDRCLSCLACMTTCPSGVNYMHLVDQARVRIEERYQRPLPERLLRRVLAFVLPDPRWFRLSMRLAQLARPLSVFLPTPRPSATPGLIQRLKAMLALAPARLPSPGPAAGGVFAALGKKRGRVALLQGCAQQVLAPRINQAAINLLTRHGIEVVLVKDEQCCGALTHHLGNDDDALARARANVRAWQKEAAGEGLDAILVTASGCGTVIKDYGYLLREDAAFAADAAKVSALAKDITEYVAGLGLAPTTRQDNIVIAYHSACSLQHGQKITGLPKELLSKNGFVVKDVPESHLCCGSAGTYNILQPELAGRLRDRKVANIASVKPDMIATGNIGCMVQIASGTSVPVVHTIELLDWATGGSRPALNSSR from the coding sequence ATGAAGACCGAATTCTCACTGGCTCAGCTCGCCGACCCCGACATCGCGGAAGCCGACAAGATTCTGCGCGCCTGCGTCCATTGCGGCTTCTGCACGGCGACCTGCCCGACCTATGTCCTCCTCGGCGACGAACTCGATAGCCCGCGCGGCCGCATCTATCTGATCAAGGAGATGCTGGAGAAGGACCAGGCGCCGACCGCCGAGGTGGTCAAGCATGTCGATCGCTGCCTGTCGTGTCTGGCCTGCATGACGACCTGCCCCTCAGGGGTGAACTACATGCACCTCGTCGACCAGGCCCGGGTCAGGATCGAAGAGCGCTATCAGCGCCCGCTCCCCGAGCGGCTGCTACGCCGGGTGCTCGCCTTCGTGCTTCCCGACCCGCGATGGTTTCGCTTGAGCATGCGGCTGGCACAGCTGGCCCGGCCCCTCTCTGTCTTCCTGCCGACGCCGCGGCCGTCAGCCACGCCCGGCCTGATCCAGCGCCTCAAGGCGATGCTGGCGCTGGCACCTGCCCGGCTGCCGTCGCCGGGGCCTGCCGCCGGCGGCGTGTTCGCAGCGCTCGGCAAGAAGCGCGGGCGGGTCGCGCTGCTCCAGGGCTGCGCCCAGCAGGTGCTGGCGCCACGCATCAACCAGGCCGCCATCAACCTTCTTACCCGCCATGGCATCGAGGTCGTTCTGGTCAAGGACGAACAATGCTGCGGCGCGCTCACCCATCACCTCGGCAACGACGATGATGCGCTGGCGCGGGCTCGTGCCAACGTCAGGGCGTGGCAAAAAGAAGCGGCCGGCGAGGGGCTCGACGCCATCCTGGTGACGGCGTCCGGCTGCGGCACCGTCATCAAGGACTATGGCTATCTGCTGCGCGAGGACGCCGCGTTCGCAGCCGATGCGGCGAAGGTGTCCGCGCTCGCGAAGGACATCACCGAATACGTCGCCGGTCTCGGCCTCGCGCCGACCACGCGACAGGACAACATCGTCATCGCCTATCACTCCGCGTGTTCGTTGCAGCACGGGCAGAAAATCACGGGCCTTCCGAAAGAATTGCTTTCCAAGAATGGATTCGTGGTGAAAGATGTCCCGGAGAGCCATTTGTGTTGCGGTTCGGCGGGGACCTACAACATTCTCCAGCCCGAGCTTGCGGGCAGGTTGCGCGATCGCAAGGTCGCCAACATTGCGAGCGTCAAGCCGGACATGATTGCCACGGGCAATATCGGCTGCATGGTGCAGATTGCCAGTGGCACGTCAGTTCCGGTCGTACACACGATTGAGCTTCTCGATTGGGCTACGGGCGGATCGCGGCCGGCATTGAATTCGTCGCGATGA
- a CDS encoding L-lactate permease has translation MWNQIYDPLHNPVLSTIAAAIPVVTLLVLIASGRVKAHIAAVIAVIVTNLIAIFIFTMPVNMSLRASVLGIVTGFFPIGWIVLNVIFLYQVTVTTGRFELLKRAVGGVTEDRRLQLLLVAFSFGAFFEGASGFGTPVAITGAVLIGLGFSPLAASGLSLIANTAPVAYGALGTPIQGLASVTGLDPYILGAMVGRQLPFFSLIVPFWVVWAFAGWKGMKDVWPAILVTGVCFAAPQFLISNYVNPWIVDIGASLISMGGLILFLKVWQPKQLWLSPALRGRDESTSHMGATTPLDKTPLTQAELWSALLPWIIVCIVMLIWGNGAFKIWANSIFTWNYAVPELHQMINKMPPVAAKPTPEGAVFAFTYLSFTGTGMLIAAIVSGFLMGVGPGRLLAEYGRTIRLCAISLITISAMLAIGTLTRLSGVDATLGLAFAATGVLYPFFGTLLGWLGVALTGSDTASNILFGNLQKITSQQIGLSPILMAAANSSGGVMGKMIDAQSIVVASTATRWYGHEGSILRFVFWHSIVLACLVGILVTLQAYVYPFTELVLK, from the coding sequence ATGTGGAATCAAATCTATGATCCGCTGCACAACCCTGTGCTGTCGACAATCGCCGCGGCGATACCCGTCGTCACGCTGCTGGTCCTGATCGCGAGCGGTCGCGTCAAAGCGCACATCGCTGCCGTGATCGCGGTGATCGTCACCAACCTGATCGCTATCTTCATCTTCACCATGCCGGTGAACATGTCGCTCCGCGCCTCGGTGCTCGGCATCGTCACCGGCTTCTTCCCGATCGGCTGGATCGTCCTCAACGTCATCTTCCTCTACCAGGTTACGGTGACGACCGGACGCTTCGAGTTGCTGAAGCGCGCGGTCGGCGGCGTCACCGAGGACCGGCGCCTGCAACTCCTGCTGGTGGCATTCTCGTTCGGCGCCTTCTTCGAAGGCGCTTCGGGCTTCGGCACGCCGGTCGCGATCACCGGCGCCGTGCTGATCGGCCTCGGCTTCTCGCCGCTCGCGGCATCCGGCCTTTCGCTGATCGCCAACACCGCGCCCGTCGCCTATGGCGCGCTCGGCACGCCGATCCAGGGCCTTGCCTCCGTCACAGGACTTGATCCCTACATTCTCGGCGCGATGGTCGGACGCCAATTGCCGTTCTTCTCGCTGATCGTGCCGTTCTGGGTGGTGTGGGCGTTCGCGGGCTGGAAGGGGATGAAGGACGTCTGGCCGGCGATCCTGGTCACCGGCGTGTGCTTCGCAGCTCCACAATTCTTGATCTCGAACTACGTCAATCCCTGGATCGTCGACATCGGGGCGTCGCTGATCTCGATGGGCGGTCTGATCCTGTTCCTGAAGGTGTGGCAGCCGAAGCAGCTCTGGCTGTCGCCGGCGTTGCGCGGCCGCGACGAATCGACCTCCCACATGGGCGCGACCACGCCGCTCGACAAAACGCCGCTCACGCAGGCCGAGCTGTGGAGCGCGCTGCTGCCGTGGATCATCGTCTGTATCGTGATGCTGATCTGGGGCAATGGTGCGTTCAAGATCTGGGCGAATTCGATCTTCACCTGGAACTACGCCGTTCCCGAACTGCACCAGATGATCAACAAGATGCCGCCGGTGGCCGCCAAGCCGACGCCCGAGGGTGCGGTGTTCGCGTTTACCTACCTGTCCTTCACCGGCACGGGCATGCTGATCGCGGCGATCGTCTCTGGCTTCCTGATGGGGGTTGGGCCGGGGCGGCTGCTGGCGGAGTATGGCCGCACCATTCGGCTCTGCGCGATCTCGCTGATCACGATCTCGGCGATGCTGGCGATCGGCACGCTGACCCGCCTCTCTGGTGTCGACGCGACGCTCGGTCTCGCCTTTGCGGCAACGGGCGTGCTCTATCCCTTCTTCGGCACGCTGCTCGGCTGGTTGGGTGTGGCGTTGACGGGATCGGATACCGCCTCAAACATCCTGTTCGGCAACCTCCAGAAGATCACGTCGCAACAGATCGGCCTGTCGCCGATCCTGATGGCGGCGGCGAACTCTTCCGGCGGCGTCATGGGCAAGATGATCGACGCGCAATCGATCGTGGTCGCCTCCACCGCTACGCGGTGGTACGGCCACGAGGGCTCGATCCTGCGCTTCGTGTTCTGGCACTCCATCGTGCTGGCCTGCCTGGTCGGCATTCTCGTGACGCTGCAGGCCTATGTCTATCCGTTCACGGAGCTCGTCCTGAAATAG